The following coding sequences are from one Polyangia bacterium window:
- a CDS encoding bifunctional serine/threonine-protein kinase/formylglycine-generating enzyme family protein produces MTKVERSDQPESSVAPSRENDGSPARLPASQDAGPRSASPPTVDNRVTGAHIGRYVILERVGSGAMGVVYGAYDPELDRKIALKLLLKPRGGAHKPGASARLLREAKAMARLAHPNVVAVHDVGLVDEQVFLAMEFLAGGTLRRWLQTEQRSWRQILDVFIAAGRGLAAAHAAGLVHRDFKPENVLLDKDGRPRVVDFGLARESGSTTEDESASLGGGAAANEITVDAAAVAAASAAAMGSRTGGGHLETLTRTGALMGTPAYMAPEQFLGERADERTDQFSFCVALYEALYGERPFAGDDLISLSVSVTEGQVRALPKDRGVPTWVRRAILRGLRPNPVDRFPSMAWLIGALEDDPAIKRRRRLIAAGLAGVVLASLFVAEQMVARKRRELDRQIARNLDDATTSGQAASATAAKIRDRRGQAFAAFDAMDGARGEALWAEAVAAFPALSAAAEHGEQSLEAALVLDSSRTDVRAQLADALFAHLLWLDEFRQPGREGLASRLGTHDVDGHRRAALNAPGSLQLNLQPASAHVTLEQYQPDAATSLLRAVRVTALNATEATRALPAGSYRLVVDGPGLATVDYPFEVGRSQAVTVAFTVPAAAAVPADFAYVPAGSFWFGDADERLRKEFLGTVPIHPRKTPAYLIARHETTYADWIAFLSALPPAERAPHLPDVYTSLRGSVRLRPLAGDRQWQLTLQPTTSKYTAVSGAPIEYSGRDRRARQDWSRFPVSGISPEDASAYTAWLRQTGRVRGARLCTELEWERAARGADDRLFPHGDEVHPDDANIDVTYGRVSSAYGPDEVGAHPSSRSPFDLDDMTGNVFELLVSSESANETVIRGGAYYFAAVNGRITNRERVPSSFRDMATGFRLCADAEGGP; encoded by the coding sequence ATGACCAAAGTCGAGCGCTCCGACCAACCCGAGTCGTCGGTCGCTCCCTCTCGTGAAAACGATGGTTCGCCGGCGCGCCTCCCTGCCTCGCAGGACGCTGGGCCGCGATCTGCGTCGCCGCCGACAGTCGACAACCGGGTCACGGGCGCGCACATCGGCCGTTACGTGATCCTCGAGCGCGTGGGCAGCGGCGCCATGGGCGTCGTCTACGGCGCGTACGATCCCGAGCTGGATCGCAAGATCGCCCTCAAGCTGTTGCTGAAACCGCGCGGGGGCGCGCACAAGCCAGGCGCCTCGGCGCGCCTTTTGCGCGAGGCGAAAGCGATGGCCCGCCTGGCTCATCCGAACGTGGTGGCGGTCCACGACGTCGGCCTGGTCGACGAGCAGGTTTTTCTGGCCATGGAATTTTTGGCCGGCGGGACGCTGCGCCGCTGGCTGCAGACCGAACAGCGATCGTGGCGCCAGATCCTGGACGTGTTCATTGCGGCCGGCCGCGGCCTGGCGGCGGCGCACGCGGCCGGGCTGGTTCACCGGGATTTCAAGCCTGAAAACGTCTTGCTGGACAAAGACGGGCGCCCGCGCGTGGTCGACTTCGGCCTGGCGCGCGAATCGGGCAGCACGACCGAAGACGAAAGCGCCAGCCTGGGCGGCGGCGCCGCGGCGAATGAGATTACGGTGGACGCGGCGGCGGTGGCAGCCGCCAGCGCCGCCGCGATGGGCAGCCGCACCGGGGGCGGCCATCTGGAAACCCTGACCCGCACCGGCGCGCTGATGGGAACGCCGGCGTACATGGCGCCCGAACAATTTCTGGGCGAGCGCGCCGACGAGCGCACCGATCAGTTCAGTTTTTGCGTGGCCCTGTACGAAGCGCTGTACGGCGAGCGCCCGTTCGCCGGCGACGACCTCATCAGCTTGTCGGTCAGCGTGACCGAGGGCCAGGTGCGTGCGCTGCCCAAGGATCGCGGCGTGCCGACCTGGGTGCGGCGGGCCATCCTGCGCGGCCTGCGCCCGAACCCGGTCGATCGGTTTCCGTCGATGGCGTGGCTCATCGGTGCGCTGGAGGATGATCCGGCGATCAAGCGGCGACGGCGGCTGATCGCTGCCGGCCTGGCGGGCGTGGTGCTGGCCAGCCTGTTTGTCGCCGAGCAGATGGTGGCGCGCAAGCGGCGCGAGCTGGACCGGCAGATCGCGCGCAACCTCGACGACGCGACGACCAGCGGTCAGGCGGCCAGCGCCACCGCGGCCAAGATCCGCGACCGGCGCGGCCAGGCGTTTGCCGCCTTCGACGCCATGGACGGCGCGCGCGGCGAGGCCCTGTGGGCCGAAGCCGTGGCGGCGTTCCCCGCCCTGTCCGCGGCGGCCGAACACGGTGAGCAGTCGCTGGAAGCGGCGCTGGTTTTGGACTCGTCGCGCACGGACGTGCGCGCGCAGCTAGCGGATGCCTTGTTCGCGCACCTTTTGTGGCTGGACGAATTCCGCCAGCCAGGCCGCGAAGGGCTGGCCAGTCGCCTGGGCACGCACGACGTCGACGGCCACCGGCGCGCCGCGCTGAACGCGCCGGGATCGTTGCAGCTCAACCTCCAGCCGGCGTCCGCGCACGTAACGTTGGAGCAATACCAGCCCGATGCCGCCACCAGCCTGCTGCGCGCGGTGCGGGTGACGGCGCTGAATGCCACGGAGGCCACGCGTGCGCTGCCGGCAGGATCGTATCGTTTGGTTGTCGACGGCCCCGGCCTGGCGACGGTGGACTATCCGTTCGAGGTGGGGCGGTCCCAGGCGGTGACGGTGGCCTTCACCGTGCCAGCGGCCGCCGCCGTGCCGGCGGATTTCGCCTATGTCCCGGCCGGATCGTTCTGGTTCGGCGACGCCGACGAGCGCCTGCGCAAGGAATTCCTGGGCACCGTGCCGATCCACCCGCGCAAGACACCTGCCTATTTGATCGCCCGCCACGAAACCACCTACGCCGACTGGATCGCTTTCTTGTCCGCGTTGCCGCCGGCCGAGCGCGCGCCTCACTTACCGGACGTGTACACATCGCTGCGCGGATCAGTGCGCTTGCGGCCCTTGGCCGGCGATCGCCAGTGGCAGCTGACGTTGCAGCCGACCACCAGCAAGTACACCGCGGTCTCGGGCGCGCCGATTGAGTACAGCGGACGCGATCGGCGGGCGCGCCAAGATTGGTCGCGCTTCCCGGTTTCCGGCATCTCGCCGGAGGACGCGAGCGCGTACACGGCGTGGCTGCGCCAGACCGGCCGCGTGCGCGGTGCCCGGCTTTGCACGGAACTGGAATGGGAGCGCGCCGCCCGCGGCGCGGACGATCGCCTGTTCCCGCACGGCGACGAGGTTCACCCGGACGACGCCAACATCGACGTCACCTACGGCCGGGTGAGTTCGGCCTACGGCCCGGACGAGGTGGGCGCGCATCCGTCGTCGCGCAGCCCGTTCGACCTCGACGACATGACCGGCAACGTATTCGAGCTTTTGGTCTCGTCGGAAAGCGCCAACGAGACGGTGATCCGGGGCGGCGCGTATTACTTCGCGGCCGTCAACGGACGCATCACCAACCGAGAAAGAGTTCCAAGTTCGTTTCGGGATATGGCCACCGGCTTTCGCCTGTGCGCCGACGCTGAGGGGGGACCGTAA
- a CDS encoding serine/threonine-protein kinase encodes MDDDKPQVAGSDGIPGDDHRFAPGETVAGRYRIVDLIGAGAIGEVYEAYDEALAEPVALKTLKAQRATDGITVERFRRELLLARKVTHENVCRVYDLGRHVLAGDTVVSFLTMELLRGKSLAQHIREMNRPMSEAEALPLIKQMSAGLEGAHAAGVIHRDFKPGNLVLVPDETGALGGGYRVVITDFGLARRHRLEDEALTHTGEALGTPLYMAPEQVVAGQQPITPATDIYALGIVMYELVTGELPFKGNSITVMALKRVREAPASPRSVRPNLDPRWEAVILRCLEREPARRYQRGPALIAALTGTETPAPTPPSPTPAPPETEGKLRSFIRRATGRYRAR; translated from the coding sequence GTGGATGACGACAAGCCCCAGGTCGCGGGCAGCGACGGCATTCCGGGCGACGACCATCGCTTCGCACCGGGCGAGACGGTGGCCGGCCGCTACCGCATCGTCGACCTGATCGGCGCCGGCGCCATCGGCGAAGTCTACGAAGCCTACGACGAGGCGCTGGCCGAACCGGTGGCGCTGAAGACGCTGAAGGCCCAGCGCGCCACCGACGGCATCACCGTCGAACGTTTTCGCCGCGAGCTTTTGCTGGCCCGCAAGGTCACGCACGAAAACGTGTGCCGCGTCTACGATCTCGGGCGCCACGTGCTGGCCGGCGACACCGTGGTGTCGTTCCTGACCATGGAACTTTTGCGCGGCAAAAGCCTGGCCCAGCACATCCGCGAGATGAATCGCCCGATGAGCGAGGCCGAGGCCTTGCCGCTGATCAAACAGATGTCCGCTGGCCTGGAAGGCGCGCACGCCGCCGGCGTCATTCACCGCGACTTTAAACCCGGCAACCTGGTGCTGGTCCCCGACGAAACCGGCGCCCTGGGTGGCGGCTACCGCGTGGTGATCACCGATTTCGGTCTGGCCCGGCGCCATCGCCTGGAAGACGAAGCGCTGACCCACACCGGCGAAGCGCTGGGCACCCCGCTTTACATGGCGCCGGAGCAGGTGGTGGCGGGACAGCAGCCGATCACGCCGGCCACGGACATTTATGCGCTGGGTATCGTGATGTACGAGCTCGTCACCGGCGAGTTGCCGTTCAAAGGCAATTCGATCACCGTCATGGCGCTCAAGCGCGTGCGGGAAGCGCCGGCGTCGCCGCGTTCGGTGCGACCCAATCTGGATCCGCGCTGGGAGGCGGTGATCCTGCGCTGTCTGGAACGGGAGCCGGCGCGACGGTATCAGCGTGGACCGGCGTTGATCGCGGCGCTGACCGGGACCGAGACGCCGGCCCCGACGCCGCCCTCCCCGACGCCCGCGCCGCCCGAGACGGAAGGCAAGTTGCGTTCGTTCATTCGCCGAGCAACCGGACGCTATCGCGCGCGTTGA
- a CDS encoding tetratricopeptide repeat protein — protein sequence MAALSRVDALLKFIAQSPQDPFPRYALAMEHKNAGRLPEARSVFESLLAVCPDYTAAYLHAGNTLVALDEKAAAAEVYRRGIDVCVRRGDAHARGEIEGALAAISA from the coding sequence ATGGCCGCCTTGTCTCGGGTCGATGCGCTGCTGAAGTTCATCGCGCAGTCGCCGCAGGATCCGTTCCCCCGTTACGCCCTGGCGATGGAACACAAGAACGCCGGTCGCCTGCCGGAGGCGCGCTCGGTGTTTGAATCATTGCTGGCGGTCTGTCCCGATTACACCGCGGCCTATCTGCACGCCGGCAACACGCTGGTGGCGCTGGACGAAAAGGCCGCCGCGGCCGAGGTCTACCGGCGCGGGATCGATGTCTGCGTCCGGCGCGGCGACGCCCACGCGCGCGGCGAGATCGAAGGCGCACTGGCCGCCATCAGCGCCTGA
- the panD gene encoding aspartate 1-decarboxylase: MRRTLFKSKIHRATVTQADLEYEGSVTIDQTLMRAADILPYERVHIWNVSNGSRLETYALEGPAHSGVICVNGAAAHHARPGDIVIIATFADAETEAEARAWQPRVVWVDSQNRLQEGPAAELPGPQRRLRQV; this comes from the coding sequence ATGCGCCGGACCCTCTTCAAGTCGAAGATCCATCGCGCCACCGTCACCCAAGCCGATCTCGAATACGAAGGCTCGGTGACCATCGACCAGACGTTGATGCGCGCGGCGGACATTCTCCCCTACGAACGCGTCCACATCTGGAACGTCAGCAACGGCAGCCGCCTTGAGACGTATGCCCTGGAAGGGCCGGCTCATTCAGGCGTCATCTGCGTGAACGGCGCCGCCGCTCATCACGCCCGCCCAGGCGACATCGTCATCATCGCCACCTTCGCCGACGCCGAGACGGAAGCCGAGGCGCGGGCCTGGCAGCCGCGCGTGGTGTGGGTCGACAGCCAGAACCGTCTGCAAGAGGGACCGGCCGCCGAGCTGCCCGGCCCGCAGCGCCGCCTGCGCCAGGTCTGA
- a CDS encoding DUF429 domain-containing protein → MVSQTYGRRAAKSKVDGLASIPHAETTVNGRNFTHILGVDLGGGKGKKTAFATLRVEAAGGATVVEIAPRAGGLPLYDGALVEAIRRVEGAPLLCIDAPLTLPPCLRCAVPVCPGQSACVDPAVLEMRRLAAGDPDDPNVIHVRADRDERRGKPSVTPYTQRPTEVFWATRLGIVPREALGQGTGPLAARAAYVTRALADRFTLNHNLLEVYPKGTLHALGFARPYKKHLHERETRAAILEALSTELHFGPGVWREVCIQSDHLFEAVICAFTGYLWARDAWTAPAPDGVDRAEGVSHHRPDGWIWIPPVTADDVSEPTAAEG, encoded by the coding sequence GTGGTTTCACAAACATACGGTCGTCGCGCGGCCAAGTCAAAGGTTGACGGCCTGGCGTCGATCCCGCACGCTGAAACCACCGTGAACGGGCGCAATTTCACCCATATCCTGGGCGTCGACCTGGGTGGTGGCAAAGGGAAGAAGACCGCCTTCGCCACCTTGCGGGTCGAGGCCGCGGGCGGCGCCACCGTCGTCGAGATCGCCCCACGCGCCGGTGGCTTGCCGCTTTACGACGGCGCCCTGGTCGAGGCTATCCGCCGGGTCGAGGGCGCGCCGCTTCTGTGCATCGATGCCCCGTTGACCTTGCCGCCGTGCCTGCGGTGCGCGGTGCCGGTGTGCCCCGGGCAAAGCGCCTGCGTGGATCCGGCGGTGCTCGAGATGCGGCGCCTGGCCGCCGGCGATCCCGACGACCCGAACGTCATTCACGTCCGCGCCGATCGCGACGAGCGGCGCGGAAAGCCCTCCGTCACGCCCTACACCCAGCGTCCGACCGAGGTCTTCTGGGCCACCCGCCTCGGCATCGTTCCGCGCGAGGCGCTGGGGCAGGGCACCGGTCCCCTGGCCGCGCGCGCCGCCTACGTGACCCGCGCGCTGGCCGATCGCTTCACGCTGAATCACAACCTGCTGGAGGTTTATCCCAAGGGCACGCTGCACGCGCTCGGCTTTGCGCGGCCGTACAAGAAACACCTGCACGAACGCGAGACCCGCGCGGCGATTCTGGAGGCGCTGTCGACCGAACTGCATTTCGGCCCCGGCGTCTGGCGAGAGGTCTGCATCCAGAGCGACCACCTGTTCGAGGCGGTGATCTGCGCCTTCACCGGCTATCTGTGGGCCCGCGACGCCTGGACCGCCCCCGCCCCCGACGGCGTCGACCGCGCAGAGGGCGTCTCGCACCACCGCCCCGACGGCTGGATCTGGATTCCACCAGTCACCGCCGACGACGTCTCGGAGCCGACGGCGGCGGAAGGCTAG
- a CDS encoding HAD-IIA family hydrolase, whose product MNAAVTTVDALLQRYDFFLLDAYGVLVSGSGALPGAAAFLHRLRAAGKSYLIVSNDASRAPGTSQVRYSGMGLPIDEDRILTSGLLIADHYARAGLIGAETIVLGTEDSCAYVRGAGGVVVPPDDDRARVVVVGDDDGYPFLETVNETISVLLRRMSRGEETALVLPNPDLIFPMRPGAFGITAGAIAALIELVLRVRHPEGAGRFVPLGKPHAPMFEAAARRLGDPDRRRMVMVGDQLATDILGANRFGIDSVLVETGVGRVADLAASQGRPTFTMRGLG is encoded by the coding sequence ATGAACGCCGCGGTGACCACGGTCGACGCGCTTTTGCAGCGCTACGATTTTTTCCTGCTGGACGCGTACGGCGTGCTGGTCAGCGGCAGCGGCGCGTTGCCGGGCGCGGCGGCGTTCCTGCACCGCCTGCGCGCGGCCGGCAAGTCGTATCTGATCGTGTCGAACGACGCTTCGCGCGCGCCCGGCACGTCGCAGGTTCGTTACAGCGGCATGGGCTTGCCCATCGACGAGGATCGCATCTTGACCTCTGGCTTGCTCATCGCTGACCACTACGCGCGCGCCGGGTTGATCGGCGCCGAGACCATCGTGCTCGGCACGGAAGATTCTTGCGCCTACGTGCGCGGAGCCGGCGGCGTGGTGGTGCCGCCCGACGACGATCGCGCCCGGGTGGTGGTGGTGGGCGACGATGACGGCTATCCGTTTCTGGAGACGGTGAACGAAACCATCAGCGTGCTTTTGCGACGGATGTCGCGCGGAGAGGAGACGGCCCTGGTGCTGCCCAACCCCGACCTGATCTTCCCGATGCGCCCAGGCGCTTTCGGCATCACCGCGGGCGCCATCGCCGCGCTGATTGAACTGGTGCTGCGCGTGCGCCACCCGGAAGGCGCCGGCCGTTTCGTGCCGCTCGGCAAACCGCACGCCCCGATGTTCGAAGCGGCGGCGCGGCGGCTGGGCGATCCGGATCGGCGGCGCATGGTGATGGTGGGCGATCAACTGGCGACCGACATCCTGGGCGCGAACCGCTTCGGCATCGATTCGGTGTTGGTTGAAACCGGGGTTGGGCGCGTCGCCGATCTGGCGGCCAGCCAGGGGCGACCGACGTTCACGATGCGCGGGCTCGGGTGA
- a CDS encoding Gfo/Idh/MocA family oxidoreductase, with product MTAAKQIIRWGIIGCGDVTEVKSGPGFQRAARSALVAVMRRDRARAEDYARRHHVPRFYDDAAALIADPEVDAVYVATPPSSHHDHVLGVARAGKPVYVEKPMALNHAQCQAMIDACAAAGVPLFVAYYRRALPRFLKVKELIDSGRIGVIRLVTVALWQPARADDQRGNPPWRVVPAIAGGGLFVDLGCHTLDLLDFLLGPMARAAGHPDNQAGLYDAEDVVAAHFVFQSGVHGVGIWGFAAGESVDRVEIVGSRGTITFATFGDDPLTVISDGERATLEIPHPPHIQQPMIQTVVDALTIGGVSPSTGESGARTSWVMDQILASPR from the coding sequence GTGACGGCAGCGAAGCAGATCATTCGTTGGGGCATCATCGGCTGCGGCGACGTCACCGAAGTGAAGAGCGGCCCGGGTTTTCAGCGTGCCGCCCGCTCGGCCCTGGTGGCGGTCATGCGGCGCGATCGCGCCCGCGCCGAGGACTATGCCCGCCGCCACCACGTCCCGCGCTTTTACGACGACGCCGCCGCCCTGATCGCTGATCCCGAGGTCGACGCCGTCTACGTCGCCACGCCGCCGTCGTCGCACCACGATCACGTCCTCGGCGTCGCGCGCGCCGGAAAACCGGTCTACGTCGAAAAGCCGATGGCCCTCAATCACGCCCAATGCCAGGCAATGATCGACGCCTGCGCCGCCGCCGGCGTGCCGTTGTTCGTGGCCTACTATCGGCGCGCCCTGCCGCGTTTTCTCAAAGTGAAGGAGCTCATCGACAGCGGCCGCATCGGCGTGATTCGCCTGGTGACGGTGGCGCTGTGGCAGCCGGCCCGTGCGGACGACCAGCGCGGCAACCCGCCGTGGCGGGTGGTGCCGGCCATCGCCGGCGGCGGCCTGTTCGTCGATCTCGGCTGTCACACGCTGGACCTGCTCGATTTTCTGCTGGGACCGATGGCGCGCGCCGCCGGCCACCCGGACAATCAAGCCGGTCTTTACGACGCGGAAGACGTGGTCGCCGCGCATTTCGTCTTTCAGTCGGGCGTGCACGGCGTGGGCATCTGGGGATTCGCCGCCGGTGAATCGGTCGATCGGGTGGAGATCGTCGGCAGCCGCGGAACGATCACCTTCGCCACTTTCGGCGACGATCCGCTGACGGTGATCAGCGACGGTGAGCGCGCGACGCTCGAGATCCCGCACCCGCCGCACATCCAGCAGCCGATGATCCAGACCGTGGTCGACGCGCTGACCATCGGCGGCGTCTCGCCCAGCACCGGCGAAAGCGGCGCGCGCACGTCGTGGGTGATGGATCAGATCCTGGCGTCGCCCCGATGA
- a CDS encoding glycosyltransferase, translating to MPEPIDATKPHRLFAWPRYDQAGDLQTLAQIFGPALANRTDVRLYLRHDETVDPPIAEATRALEAAFVGALGADADVDVLLVNEPLDDAGWAALAPTITTVLLVPSSLEPARRRRLTELRRPMVATGDDLRLQMSAATGAPKVTAIVSTYKSAVFMRGCLDDLVGQTLYAKGLLEIIVIDSGSPENEGDIVREMQLRYPAIHHVRTERETLYAAWNRAVALARGAYLTSANTDDRHRPDALEILAATLDAHPDVAVVYADQAVTKRPNETFARNSASTRFDWPAFSFAALQQRCIIGPQPMWRRSLHDRWGLFDAGFAVAGDYEFWLRIGRDEKFLRVPEVLGLYYQNGTGLEYASGERTAVETIEIQRRYGDVRQTTAPASAPAPTANRTSSKQPLVSVIMPTYNRPAFLTRALDSLTRQTLNDFEVVVVNDAGAPIETLLDGYADRLAITYVRQACNRDRSAARNAGIRVARGQLIAYLDDDDCYLPDHLQTLVDALGDGRHQVAFSEAVLISEQKTNGHYTPGDQIMRMSLPFNRERLLVYNDIPILCVMHQRSCLDEVGLFDETLGTHEDWDLLIRLAHHFAFAQVRKLTAAISWREDGSSTTSGRRDDFRHTLAVIHERYKDLAARHPEVLARQQNAREGVIVPTAPAPAPALPVGATPAQRAYDLLARAQAAFVQGEVGRARQILTGGVDLAPQVPEVVVALADVFATEGNVNAACELLARIARMHPQNRAADERRAEILAEAGERARARQAAQRAFGAAVH from the coding sequence ATGCCCGAACCGATCGACGCCACGAAACCACATCGGCTGTTCGCCTGGCCCCGATACGACCAGGCGGGCGACCTGCAGACGCTGGCCCAGATCTTCGGTCCGGCGCTGGCCAATCGAACCGACGTTCGCTTGTACCTGCGCCACGACGAGACCGTCGACCCGCCCATCGCCGAAGCCACGCGCGCGCTGGAGGCGGCCTTCGTCGGCGCGCTGGGCGCCGACGCCGACGTCGACGTGCTGCTGGTGAACGAGCCGCTGGACGACGCCGGCTGGGCGGCGCTGGCCCCGACCATCACCACCGTGCTGCTGGTTCCGTCGTCGCTGGAGCCGGCCCGCCGCAGGCGCCTCACCGAGCTGCGCCGACCGATGGTGGCCACCGGCGACGACCTGCGCTTGCAGATGTCCGCTGCCACCGGCGCGCCCAAGGTCACCGCCATCGTCTCGACCTACAAATCGGCGGTGTTCATGCGCGGCTGCCTGGACGATCTGGTCGGACAGACGCTGTACGCGAAGGGCCTGCTGGAGATCATCGTCATCGACAGCGGCTCGCCCGAAAACGAAGGCGACATCGTGCGCGAGATGCAGCTTCGTTATCCCGCCATCCATCACGTGCGCACCGAGCGCGAGACCCTGTACGCGGCCTGGAACCGCGCCGTGGCGCTGGCGCGCGGCGCCTACCTGACCAGCGCCAACACCGACGATCGCCATCGCCCCGACGCGCTGGAAATTCTGGCCGCCACCCTGGACGCGCACCCCGACGTCGCCGTGGTCTACGCCGATCAAGCGGTGACCAAGCGGCCGAACGAGACCTTCGCGCGCAACTCCGCCAGCACGCGTTTCGACTGGCCGGCCTTCAGCTTTGCGGCCCTGCAACAGCGCTGCATCATCGGGCCGCAGCCAATGTGGCGGCGGTCGTTGCACGATCGCTGGGGACTTTTCGACGCCGGTTTCGCCGTCGCCGGCGACTACGAATTCTGGCTGCGCATCGGACGCGACGAGAAATTCCTGCGCGTGCCCGAGGTCCTGGGCCTTTACTACCAGAACGGCACCGGTCTGGAATATGCGTCGGGCGAGCGCACGGCCGTCGAGACGATTGAAATCCAGCGCCGCTATGGCGACGTTCGTCAGACGACGGCTCCGGCGTCCGCGCCTGCGCCAACCGCGAACCGAACGTCGTCGAAGCAGCCGCTGGTCTCGGTGATCATGCCGACGTACAACCGGCCTGCGTTTCTCACCCGCGCGCTGGACAGCCTGACCAGGCAGACGCTGAACGATTTCGAAGTGGTGGTGGTCAACGACGCCGGCGCGCCCATCGAGACGCTGCTGGACGGTTACGCTGACCGGCTGGCCATCACGTACGTGCGCCAGGCGTGCAACCGCGATCGCTCGGCGGCGCGCAACGCCGGCATCCGGGTGGCGCGCGGCCAGCTCATCGCCTATCTGGACGACGACGACTGCTACCTGCCTGACCACTTGCAGACGCTGGTCGACGCCCTCGGCGACGGGCGGCACCAGGTGGCGTTCAGCGAGGCGGTGCTGATCAGCGAACAGAAAACCAACGGCCACTACACGCCGGGCGATCAGATCATGCGCATGTCCCTGCCGTTCAACCGCGAACGGCTGCTGGTCTACAACGACATTCCCATTCTGTGCGTGATGCACCAGCGATCGTGCCTGGACGAGGTCGGTCTCTTCGACGAGACCCTGGGCACGCACGAAGACTGGGATCTATTGATTCGCCTGGCCCACCATTTCGCCTTCGCCCAGGTGCGCAAGCTGACCGCCGCCATCTCCTGGCGCGAAGACGGCAGCAGCACCACCAGCGGACGGCGCGACGATTTCCGCCACACGCTGGCCGTCATCCACGAACGCTATAAAGATCTGGCCGCCCGGCATCCCGAGGTGCTGGCCCGCCAGCAGAACGCCCGCGAAGGCGTGATCGTTCCGACGGCGCCGGCGCCGGCACCGGCGCTGCCGGTGGGCGCCACACCGGCGCAGCGGGCGTACGATCTGCTGGCCCGCGCCCAGGCGGCCTTCGTCCAGGGCGAGGTGGGACGCGCCCGGCAGATCCTGACCGGCGGTGTGGACCTGGCGCCGCAGGTGCCGGAGGTGGTGGTGGCCCTGGCCGACGTCTTCGCCACCGAAGGCAACGTCAACGCCGCCTGCGAGCTGCTGGCGCGGATCGCCCGCATGCATCCGCAGAACCGCGCCGCCGACGAACGCCGCGCCGAGATCCTGGCCGAGGCCGGCGAACGCGCGCGCGCCCGGCAAGCCGCGCAGCGGGCCTTCGGCGCCGCCGTCCACTGA
- the mutM gene encoding bifunctional DNA-formamidopyrimidine glycosylase/DNA-(apurinic or apyrimidinic site) lyase has translation MPELPEVETAARNLRRWAQGRTVRRIATRGAARLFRPRSARAAATLVGAQITDVRRAGKNLLLTLRRSGGARRDAATDLGVWSHLGMTGKWLCRPTAEPAPRFARVSLALDDDRSLHYVDMRLFGRFQVIAGGRFSDVPELAALGPDPLNDGIDAGALHQRLQSVKTPIKVALLDQTIVAGVGNIQASEALFRARLDPRRPARTLTLAEVRRLRQGILASIAFTLKRFTDDGADSDAADIRYVEEPGTPNPFLVYGRGGQRCPRRRPGTIVRFVQAGRSTFFCPACTLPPSAT, from the coding sequence GTGCCCGAGCTGCCTGAAGTGGAGACCGCCGCCCGCAACCTGCGTCGCTGGGCGCAGGGACGGACCGTTCGCCGGATCGCCACCCGCGGCGCCGCCCGGCTGTTTCGGCCGCGCTCGGCCCGGGCGGCGGCGACGCTGGTTGGCGCGCAGATCACCGACGTCCGGCGCGCCGGCAAGAACTTGTTGCTGACCTTGCGGCGATCCGGTGGCGCCCGCCGTGACGCCGCCACTGATCTTGGGGTCTGGTCGCACCTCGGCATGACCGGCAAATGGTTGTGCCGACCGACGGCCGAACCGGCGCCGCGGTTTGCCCGCGTGTCGCTGGCCCTCGACGACGATCGATCGCTGCACTACGTGGACATGCGCCTCTTCGGTCGCTTTCAGGTGATCGCCGGCGGGCGTTTCTCCGACGTACCCGAGCTGGCGGCGCTGGGACCGGATCCGCTGAACGACGGCATCGACGCGGGCGCCTTGCACCAGCGCCTGCAATCGGTGAAGACGCCGATCAAGGTGGCGCTGCTGGATCAAACCATCGTCGCCGGGGTGGGAAACATCCAGGCCAGCGAGGCGCTGTTCCGCGCCCGCCTGGATCCGCGGCGCCCGGCGCGCACCCTGACCCTGGCCGAGGTGCGACGCTTGCGGCAGGGCATCCTGGCGTCGATCGCCTTCACGCTGAAACGCTTCACCGACGACGGCGCCGACTCTGACGCCGCCGATATCCGGTACGTCGAAGAGCCCGGCACGCCGAATCCGTTCCTGGTTTACGGCCGCGGCGGGCAGCGCTGCCCGCGCCGGCGCCCGGGCACGATCGTGCGTTTCGTGCAGGCCGGACGCTCGACGTTCTTTTGTCCCGCTTGTACTCTGCCGCCGAGCGCGACATGA